The sequence CCCTTCTcctaaaaaaggcaaaaagatggAGGGAACTCTTCAGGAGGCAAACTCTATTGCTGGAGTTCATGAGATGTGGAAGGTAAAGGATTCTTAACACTGAAAACCAGCTTTGTGACTTTTTCCTTCCATTAGCAGTTGACTAGTTTTCTTTCTTAGTTTTTTAAAGGAGAAAACAGCTGGAGTTTACAGAAGCATCTGAAACACTATGCAGCCTGCCCATACAAAGATAAACTACAACTAATCATAATTCCAAATGAAAGGACTCCAACATCAGACCAGGGTCTACCCTGCTTTTTTAACAGATGTGATTCTGATTTCACAAAATCAAAAAAAACAACTGTTATTTTAAGATCTAAATGTAGCTGCTTTTGATCTCAGTAGTCAAAAGTTTAAACAAAACCCCCCACACTGTACTAGCcttatttttctatatttttacCATAACATTTATAACCTTTTCTCATTACTGATGTTTACATCAACAGATatcaaattaaataaattaaatggcTATTTCTCACTTACCTGCTGACTCTACAGGTACAACATGCAGTTTTAACATGCTGCCTATGTGTGTGGGTAGGGTTTCTGCAAAACTCAGCACTGAAAATTTCTTGTCTTTGGCAAAAGACAAGAAGTCATCATTCAGCTCTTTAAGGGCAGGAGAATCTGAGAAAGAGCAACATAATTTTTACAGAGTTATAAGATTACAGCATTCTTCTGGCAAGGGTGAGAGATGTTTTTATTACTATGACAGTAAAAGGTGTAGCATTTCGTTTGTAATCCCTTTTTCCAACTAGCATACGCGACAATTTCTTCTGActcccccttttcccctcacCTCTGCAATCAAATGAAACAACTACTCAGAATTGCTTGCAATAATTCAACACACAACCCAAAACATAAAAAGGAGGTTTGTTGGTTTTCCCCAGCTTTCTCTGACAGCACaatgaaaaaacccaaagcacCAAGAACAGCTTAGCAGAGTTCCTGTTGCTAGATGGTAGCAAAGTGAACATACCCTTGCTGAGCTCCTTAACCTCCACAGATGGGAAGAGGAGATATCTGGCATTTATAGAATATTCAGccagctgggaaccatggtgagGTACGCTATAAAATATGATTCCTCTGGTGTTGTTTACAATTTTATCCATTTCTGGATTCTTGGAAGCATCCACCAGCATCCTTTTGACTAGAAGACCTGGCAACAGAAGCTGAATTAATGCAGGGATTTAAATCACTGGGAAATAATGACCATGCTATATTAACCATGAGACAACTAACCATATTCTTGCCTTGGTTGATTGGTCCTTAGATTGTCAAATATATAAGATTaacttgaaaaaaacccaaattacgCTTGAGGAGGCATCAAAATAAAATGTCAATGAATGATGCAAATCCAAATTTGATTTCTGCTATGTGTTGATAATGACATTTACTATGTGCCTGATCATGGAGAAAATTTTGCCTCTGGATTTCCATTTACATGAATTTCAACTCATTGAGTTTTTAAATCAACACAGTAAGAACAAACAGCAATAACAATCCTTTCAAAATGTATATGCTATTAAATATAATGCATTAAGAAAATAGAAATCTGTTTTTCATTTTTAGGTCTTCGCCAATTTTTTAAATACACTATTCTGAATAATTGCATTTCTACCTGAATTTGGTTAATGGCTTATTCTGAAACCTTTAATGCAAATAAATGCTTTATACCAAACAGGCAACACGCTTACCACCCATGCTATGGGATACCCACACCAGAGGTCTGTCTCCAATCCCAGCAGCTTTGAGCTTGTCAAGCAGCTCACTGCTCCTGAAAGCAATAGACTCCCTGCACAGAGAAAACAAACACAGGCATCATGGAGCGTGACGGGTTAAAAGGCAATGCTAAAACACAATGAATTTTTGTGCTGCACATGTATGAAAGTGAATTAGGTAAACAAATATTAATTATTTCATTATTGTTTCTACATTGAAAAAGGCCAAGAACTTTTCTAAGGATCACTTCACAAGGACAATGGGAATTGAGCTAAATTCAGTTTCTTGCTCTTGCTAGGAAGTCTTACTTTAATTTTGCTCAGCAAACATTTCTGTTTTCTTGACAAGTTGTTTTATAGAGTTTTAAATAGTTTCATTATACACATTGTAGCAAAACAGTTGTTATTCTGTGAAAGCAACATTAACACATAATGAACTTTACAGCACCATGAACAAACCTCATACACACTTTGCTGTTCAATGCTCAAAATATGGAGCAATACACAGAAATTTAAAAACTAAGTGCATCATCAACCAATACATTTAAAAAATCACAACCAATGTCAGTTACACTTGCCAATCTCCAAATGCTCTCTACTGGAATAGCATGAAAGCACAATAATCTCCATTTTATAAACAAGAAGACTGAGCTCTGGAAAGGATAAGCTACACATTAAAGTTTGAAAATGAATCTGTGGTagaaccaaaacaaaactaatgCCAATGCCCAATCCAAGCCTGAAAGTGCAACACTTGCACTTTACTTTGCTCCTTGCAGTGTAACAAGAATCAAACACAGAAGGTCCTTGGGTAATGAAAACATCAGGATATGGGGGCAACCACTGTGCAAAATAATTCACTTCATCTCTATTGGTCTCAGTATTCTCACTAGAAATTGCTTTATAACACATATGAAAAGAATAATCAAATGTGTCTTTTCAGATGAACAGTACGCTCTAGGCTAGCAGAGAGACAAAATTTCACTTCTGAAACAGTGAATGACATTGTACATTTAAGATGAAACCTAAGGTTGTTTTTCTACTGCAACCTCATTGTTCCTGCTAGTTACAAATATCTTCAATATCTCTCATTTATTATTAACCACATAAAATTATCAAATATTATGGCTGGGTGATCATAAATAGCTAGTAATGTAATTTTCcattttgaaatgaaaaagatgttatctttgggaaagaaaaaggaaatatatgttttttcttttaacataCTTGCTCCAGACAGACACAAGAAGAGTTTTCTTAGAATCATACAATCATTTACATTTAAAAGACCtgcaagatcatggagtccaactgcTAGCCCAAGGTGGACAGCCAAGTCCACCACAAACCCATGTCCCTAAGAGCCTTATCTGCCTGTCTTTATATTATCTTCAAGGATTGGGACTCaatcacttccctgggcaacctcttccaggGCTTGACAATGCTtttagtgaagaatttcttcctaatacccaatctaaacctcccctggtgcaatttACAGCCAATTCCAGTCTTTTTGGACCTGCACAGGTAACCACCTACGTGCTCCTTACTGTAACTTTTCTGCCTAATTTCAAATAGGCACATTAACAGTCACGTGTTCCTTATTTTCTCCCTGCTTACATGTTTTCCTTAATACAATATTTCATATAGCCAGAGAGAGGAGGGAATGAACAAGTACCAAGTTCCCAGTCTATTATACATGttgaattttctttcttttccctgcaCAAAAAAACATTATTAATTTTCAGATTCTTAACCTGCAAGCAGCCatgcacctgcccctgctgcagtACACAAGTTGAATTTACAGTACTAGTTACATGCCTAAATATCTGCATAAATGTTTGAAGCATTCTGATTTAAAGATCACTGACCCTAATAACCAAATTCTattcaagacaaaaaaaatctttacagGCTCAAAGTGTTCTTATTTTTCAACATGTTTGGTGGTAGCATCTTCCTCTGACCTACCCTGTTCAAGGTCAGTAAAACCAGCATTCCTCTAGCAAGGACAATTACACTCTGATTGAATCAGATACAGTTATTGTATTTTATCATCAAAGTAACATTTTTTGAATAACAGTATGTTTGTACCagaaacagtgtggccagcaggtctagggaagggttggtggggcagcacctcaagtcctgtgttcagttttgggtctCTCACTACAACAAAGACATTGAGGCTCTATAtcaggtccagagaagggcaatggagccagtgaagggtctggagcacgatTCCTATGAGAGACTGAGGGAGGgattagcctggagaaaaggaggcccagggaggaccttaccactctctacagccccctgaaaggagggtgtagctgGGTAGGGGGCTGGCGTCTTCTCCCAGGAACAGTGACAGGGACAAGAGATaacagggaaggtttaggttggatacaaagaaaaatttcttcatcaaAAGGGTTGTGATGCTCTGAAACAGGCTTCCCAGAAGTGCTTGACTCCCCTTTCTTTGAAGCTTTTAAAaggcatgtggatgtggcactaagGAACATTGTTTTGTGGTGGCCTTGGCAATGCTGGGTTAATGATTGTACTTGGTCATCtgaagggtcttttccaacctaaatgattctatgaaaatataTGCTTCATTTTATCAGGAGTATAAAGCCACAGTACAGTGATTTTTTTTGCTGTGCTTATGAAGCATTATTGTGTCACTTTAAAAAAGACACCTCTTAAGAGATAAAGTTGCATTTTCATTAACTAATAGCATAATTTAATATCATCCTTAATATGAAGCAAAACAGACTAAGAATTCATGAAATTGCCACATGTAGCTATCCATGAGGCTAAAATCTTCAGCATACCATGACTATACTTAATATTTTTTGTAATCTGATTTTTCAAAGCAACAGGAAAAGTAAAATTGACTCTTTAAGAGTAGGTGATCCCAAGGATCAGCTTTACAGGTCTATGTCCTGGCCCTGCCTCCAAACTGCAGATGCTGCATTTCTTACCTTTGAGCCTCAACAGGACATTTTGCTTTCCAGTCACTCAAATGGGTGTCATACTCCACAGATATGATCCTAAGGGAAGGACAGTCTGAAGCAAGCCATGTCTAAATTAAAGAAAAGTAAAACCAAAGGAGCTTATAATTGATGTACTTAAATTCTTGAAAGCAATGGAGAAAAGCTGTTACTATGGGGACAATATCAAGAAAGACTTTTGCTCTTCAGTTTATCCCCAAATATATGTTACACCTGGATTGTCATTCTTTTATCACATGCTGGTGAATTCTAGATTGTTTCTGAGGCACAAAGCAGGCAAAGAATGGAGATTCATCTCTAACTCGTGCACTCCTGGCTCCCTCTCCTGGGTGAAACAAGTTACTAAGATTGCCAACAGGACTGATCAGTTCAAGTTTCACAGAGATACTTTTAGTGGCTATACCAGTGTGTTTGCTTGGAGCAGTAATTACTTATTCACCAACAACACTCAAATAGCAATCTGCACAAAATAAGGTACTCAGACACCTCGGTAAGAAAAGGAACTTCATTTAAAATGTTATTCTATAAATCTTCCTCAGCAATAAtgttccattaaaaaaaagaaataaaaagaagagaGAGCGTAAGGAAAGCAGCCATTGCCACCTCTTTCAGTAGCATGTGAATGATGTTGAGAACATAAAACTTAGCAGGGATTTTTCCTTGCGAGAACAACAAACAAGTCATTAACAAAAACTTATAATCAGGAACTTGGAAACTGCCACTTGTATAACAAACTACAAGTAATTGAATGAAAAAAAGACATCTGCCAGACAGTGTCCTTCTAGATGCTCGGGCCAGCTCTCCTGAATCAGCAAGCAGCAGCCACATGTGAAAATGTTACTGCCTTTTTACCTTTGGCCAGCACTGAGTgtattcctcctccccttctgaGGCCCTTCTATCCAAATGCCGGTCCATGTCCTGCTGCCGCCAGGTtttaaatgctgctcccaaaagCCCATGAACAAAGAGGATGTCTGCTCTGACAGGCTGGCTGATCAAGCAAAAGGAAATTGTAAGAGATATGTGGTACCTGTCCTTTTAGCAAATTGAAACTTTTAACCTAAGGGATGCCAAAATGCTTTTTTTAACATGACATGTGACTTCTTACCTTATGGACAACATTTCATGATATTTCAAAGAGCATACTCAGATAAAAATTAAGGAACCACACAGAAGAAAGATATAAAATGAGGCATGGAAAGTATCCATATCATAAATCATAATTCTTTATAATGAAAAACATCTTTCCTGCCAGCCACTGTTCATGTGGCTTGGTAGCTCCAGCCTTATCATCACATTAGATCTTCACTGTAACCAGAGTAACACCAATGACCCAGGGAACAGTTACTACTGACACCCCCCAGACTGCTTTAGTCCCAGACTCACAATCACTGTTACTGAGGATGAAAATTTACTGCAACTTAGGCCAACATGTGCTGTTGCCAGTAGAATAACTACAAGGCACTGTATCCCAAGAAAAAGTGCAAAGGTTAAACAGTTGCAACCCACACAAAGCAGCAATTGATTTCATGTCTTGTGTTCAGATTTTCCATGCATGACAGTAATACTCTGCCCACACCTAGGGACTGCTCCAACCCCCTTTACTCTTCTTCCACTTGAGAATCTAAATTCAGTCCTTTCAACCCACCGAAGAACAGGAGAGGCAAGGTAACATTAGTACAGCAGCACTCTGATGTCAACTCTTCCAAAGTTTTGTAACAGAACAGCAGAACAAGTAACTCCAAGTACAGCATGTACAATGACTCCTTCTACTTTACCTGCTACGATATTGTGGATGTAAGACATAAACACCATCTGCATATTTTTCTTTCACCATGTCCCTGTCTAGATTAGCCAAAGCTCTGGATGCATGAGAAGACTGAATGATGTATGGGGATTTCATTACTTCAGCAAGAACAGAAACCCAACCTACATTGAGAAAAGGAAGGGGCAGGTCAACTAACAGAAACATCATCTGAACAACAGAATTCAGAAACATCAACCATCAAACCATACAACTGAAAACAGATGTTAAAACTTAAGAATGGCAAtgtcaaaataaattatttcaatcTACTCTTTACCTCAGGAAAGTCAAGGCTAGCTAAGTGGAATCTCCTAAATTTAAAATTCAGATGTATTTTACTACTGTTCATTTTATGATCTGAAGAAGAACCCCTTtctcagaagaagaagaaagtgtATCAGCAGGTCAGTATAGCTGTAGCAAGAACTGATCTCAGATCTCTTTTTACAGCTAAAATGCCAGGAAGATGGAGACAATGAAGCTTAAAGCATAAGAAAGGTATAGAAAACAACCTACAGAAGCAATGGCAGGTAAAAAAATTTGATACTTGTTGTGAAAGTACTATAATTTCTAATTCTAAAATCCAGCATAAGAAAAACTATGTGATTAAAATATCTTCACTATTCTAAAATTTGTATATTATTTATacattagaaacataagacaaTTAAATTGGATACAATCCTCAATAAAATTTTAAGTCAAAGATAGTATGGCTTACAAACACTTTATGATACTCCACCTAAGGTGTAAAATTTTCTCAAACATGGAAGGGAATTATAACAAACTACTGAGAAATGTAaaggaatatttttaaatgcataTGCACACGTTTCTTTAAAATTCTGATAAATCTTGTTGTTGCTAGCAAAAACAGCCTATAAATCAGTTAGATTACAGTCAAGTCCATAAATAAAACCTGGGAATTTACTTTATGAGCATTGTTTCAAAACCATTACATTATCTTGTTACTAGTATAGTCAGTAAGCTGCTAATTCAAAACCATTTACTGTAGACTGAGGAAAAGAACAAATTGACATTCGAGTTTTGCCTTAAACTAACAAAACTACTAGGACCTTTGAGGACTGTATTCTTTTTTAACAATAATGTATTTAAATTATGTTTCTAAGCAGAATACATGCTGACCACTGTGAAAGTTGTACTTAAGAAGAATACTATCTGAAGTCTACTTTCAGTTCTCCAAACACAATGGAAGATAGTCTGACTAAAACTAGCttggtctctggttttgcatttCTCAGTCAAGATGAAGAGTCAAAAATAACTGTTCAGAATCAAAAGTAAGTGCTCTACTCCCAGATATCCCATCACAGCTACTACACAGTGCATTActgtttttcttcttcctgtgCCAGCAGCTTTTGCAAGAAAAAGAGCCTTAGAGGTTCTTTCTTCTTATGCATCATCCAGCAATAAAAGAGAAGCTTTATCAACTCTGGACTAGTAGTATCCAACTGCTCATCTCTGGAGTTTGATTCACTGCCTAAAATTCCTTTTGTACTGAGAGCTCTGTCCCAGGGAGATGCTGACACTCCTGCTTCAATCTCTTCCTCTACATGTATGGTTTCAGCAATCATTAGGATTTAAGAATTGTGCCAGAGCCCAGGACAAAGGCCTTTATGTCCAGCTGCCTTTCTTCAGAAGTGAGCAGTATGGAAGCTGCAGGCCAATATAAGAATAAGAATACAAAAGGACAATTATACAATTCTGATTCTAGTCTATACCTTCAGATTTTCAGCAGTCAACTTTGTTTCCATTTGTAGAACTTTATGGATTCTTCATTTCATGAATTTGTCTCATCACTCTTTGAAGCTCTGTGAGTCTTCAACTACCACGTTTTGTGGCAAGTTTTATTTTGGTCATGCAATATATGGAAAATACTATTTATTTGTTCTCTCTTAATGTACAAGAATCTTTGGTCTTGCATTACAACAAGCAGCAGATGACCATTCCCTCTTTGCCTTTTCTATGCCAGGGAAGAGAATTTTATAAATCTCTTATATTCTCTTCCAGTTGCTTTTTCAATGCTAAGTGTCTTAGTCTAGTTATTTGTTCTTCATATCACAGCCACTGCAAATTTTTAATCACCCTCAACATCTTTTCCCATGCCTTTGCTACTTCTCTTTTGTGTAAAAATGCACACTGTAATTAACATCAAACATCAGCTTGGACTTACAGAATTGCATATTGacattttctatttatttcttttatttatttatctgaaACTTTTGGAGTAGAAATCTGCCACTGAGACAGCTTTCCTTTTACCTGCACGTACTATGGATGAGTGCAGATGTTCATCCAAAGCCATGTTCCCAATAATGCGGATTATGTTCCTCTGGATCTTTGCAGAATCTTTACGTAGCTGGTATATCCTCTGCAGTAGCTGAAGGCCTCCTTTAGCTTCAATTTTATCACAGTGAGAGGAAATCTGGCATTACAAAGTAAATGCAGTGACAATAAACAGACATTCTGCAAAAGGTTTTTTAGACGATGTTAATTCATAAATTAGAGAGTTTTAAGAAGTAGGTATAACACACCCCTTGTTGCATTATAAATTAGATTAATCTAGAATTTATTATGCCATATTTGAAGAGGAAATAAAGGTTTTAATATGCAACATGCATAATTCCTATGAATTGACAACTTGCAAATCTCAGAGTATGAACTCTCTACCCTTCTTCATGTCTGAGGGAGATGAAATGGTCTCCACTTGGCATGATCAAATTTCAACTCAAGTTCGAGAGTCTGAACAGGTCAATCGTCTGTATTTGCTAAAGCACTATCTCAAGCAGAGCCACTTGTCCATCACCCAAAATGCAATCATTATAATTCCTTCTCTTCAAAATGAAAAAGACTTTTTTACATTCCAAATAATACTGCTATATCATTACTTATCCTAAGACAAACAATTTAGTCCAGATGAATATGCAGGGTAGCTTTGGAACTGCTGATATCCTCAAGCCTGTGGCTTTCAACAGGCATTTGGAATGAGTACACATACCTTGTATAAACTGCAAACCTCAAATATAACAAATTCTAGACTAAGTCAGAATTTCTATGTATGTAGAAGATGTGAAAAGAATACCAGGAAGCTGCACTTTATCCATCCCAACTATCAGTAACCATTTGGGGTTCTCAACACTGTTCTTCAGTATTCTAGGCTTCTGAACAATTAAGTGTACACAGAAAAAAGTAGCAATAGGAAACAAGAAGCAACACTGTTACAAAATGTCTTCCATActcctcctctgtgcctgcaAATGCAGACTGGTCCTGGGAAGACCACTGTATTATTAGCTGTTTGCTGTGCAGTGTTCTGCCCAAAGAATACCTTTGTGTATGGGTAAGGTCTGCATTCTGTTCTGGTTTCTAATTAGAGTGAATTCATGACAGTATTTTGCTTTGTGAAAACCAGGCATTACATCCTCAGAGATGCCCTTTTACCTTTTCAAAGACACATACTTTTATAGTACAGGGGAATTTGTAAGGGTGAAtgagaaacaacaacaaaacttaCAGACACTTCctcaagtgaaaaaaaaccctacCAGGTTACAGGAAAGTGCTCATTTCACACCCATCTCAGTTGTTTAAACATTCTTACAGAAGGAGAAAGGGGTAGGAGACAAAGAAATGCAACTCCTTCCCAATACATGAGAGTGCATTAGAGAGGAATGTCTGTAAATGCAGCTTTTCAGTTACAATTTGAAGACAAATTACCTTAGAATGCTGTACTAAAGCCTGCAAGCAAAAGAGTTCCACTGTCTCTGAAGGGACTATACTCAATGTCTCACAATATGGAAGTCCATTTCCTCCAAAACACCATAAGCCTCCCTGAAATGAAAAAccataaaaatagtaacacatttCAAATGGCTACATTAAAAAAAGATTTCTAATCTAGAATGTTAAGTGTGTAATGATCTATAGAAATTGATTTAAAGAGTGCACAGCATGCATGCACTTCTCAAAATGTACAGATTACAACAGTACATCATAAAAGTATTTACTTTTTTAAACTGGAAATATTAACTACATTTTCAGTGTGGTCTCCTTAGTCTATTAACTTCAAAACATACAATAAAGGGGAAAAAtgtattattttcattttgttaatGAATGTCATCTTTTAAGATCATTTGCTTAAGCATAAAAAAGCAAGAATCAGCGTAACTCTAGACTTGCAAAACttagaagaggaggaagaaaggtcTTCAATATGTGGCACAGCCTCAGAAGACCAGTCTCTCCACCACGCAGCAGAAAGACCAACATAACCTCAATAAAAATCAAAATGCTTCCAAGTGTGATGTCTTACCAAAGCTCCCTTTGTAGCACGAGCTCTGGCTGTGAAAACAGTAAAGGAGTGATAGTGTAAAAATAGCACACATAACTCTGTCATAGAAAATAAGGAGTTACTGCACTCTGGAAACTCTAAACAAAGACTGACAAGCACTGTTATTAAAATGACATTCATGTTTGTTATTgcatcttttaaaaaataaaaatcactgaTTAAGGAAGTTACACAAAAAGTAAAATTCACAAGAGAGAGTGGATGAAACTGAcataaataacatttttaaaCAATAATGGCACTTTAAATCACATTCCTAAAGCCAGTTAGGAAGTTGCTGTACAGACACAGTTGGAGAATTCCTAGATCCAGGTCCGAACAGACCATAGACTACTGCAGTTCTGGTTTGGGGGACCTATTTCAAAGAGGCACTTCCAAGTGATGTAACAGAGTTTACTATTTAAGGTGTGCTAATAACCTACCATTTTACTAGAGACTTAAGAGAGGTTTAGTAATATCATCAGTAAAAGAACATTCAAACAACAGTAAGATGTAatgtgaaaaataattttatgagCACTATAAGGGGAAGGAATGTTTTGGACAGTGTTGAAATGTCTGCTTAATGGGAAGGCTTGTAAGATACAATCCTTAACTACACCTTTCAACTAGCACAGCTGGGAAATATAAACAAGCTTTCAAGCAGACAGACTGTATTTAGAAGAGATTTTGCTCATGTTCTACACTCACAAAGTGTCTGTACTTCTCTTCCTTTTACAATgacaaaaaatacagaaaaatatttatatctTCGAGCTCTGCAGGCACACAGAACCCAAACAGTTCTGTTCTGCAGATGGGAACTCACCATTTGTGCAGCAAGAGTCTGGCTACTTTCCCGTAACGCAAGGGATGTGAAGTACTGGACACATGGATCAAGACCAGTCTGAGGTAAAGACACCAACAACAAACGAAGTTCATCTTCTATGGGATCATCCTGTGAGAAGTAAGCATGAACAGCTTTTAGGTTATTTTGTTCAAACCATGAAGCAAAATGCAGAAGAGAAGAATATCTGAAATAATGGAATCAGCCATACCAATGAGGACATAAAATCTGAACCTTGGACTTAAGTGCTCTGCAACTTCATTTAATAGTTTTATCTGTAAAGACTTTAGAAACTGATAATTACAAAATCACCaaataaatgacaaaaagcaagcTTTACATTTCATATTTTGGTGATGTTATCCTGATGGTGCCAAAGACCAGAACAAAAACCAATTCCTCTTGGCAGAGGAATCTTACAAGTTCATCCTTAACTAATAGaaattttcatagaatcataaaatactcagagttgcaagtgacccacaaggatcacagaagtccagctcctggtcctgcacaagaccaccccaagaatcacaccatgtgcctgagagcattgtccaaaactGCTTGAGTTCTGTCAGGCTTGGGGCCAtgatcacttccctgggcagcctgttccagtgctcaaccaccctctgggtgaaaaacttttcctgatatccaacctaaagctcctctgacagagcttcaggccattccctcagctcctgtcactggtcaccagagtgaagagatcagtgtctgcctctcagcttcccctcacaaggaagttgtgACTGCAGTGGTCTCCCCTCaggctcctccaggctgaacaggcaagtgacctcagccactcctcatgtgGCCTCCTCCAGGCCATCCGCCATCTTTGCTGTCCTCCtctggacactctctaatagtcTAATATCTGTTTTATCCTGcagtgcccaaaactgcacacagtgcTCAAGGGGAGGCCACACCGGTGCacagcagagtgggacaatcacCTTCCTCATCCACCAACTTGTGATGCTGTACTTTTGGTACTGCAACATTAAAATCAGTGTATAAATTATTAGTAAAAAATGAAGACATTTCTTTTAAAGTTTGGTCTGAAAAATTAATGTAAGTATCAGTATAACAATCCATATATTGATAGATGCCACAAAGTAATTTCATTTGCTCACCATCCTTGAACTTGCCGTTACTCTAACTCTTTGATAAAGTCAGAGATGGAGACTTATTTGCGTAGAGCTGCCACAATGATTTGCTTCAACTTCCTGAGCAGCAGATTGGCAACTCTTAGCAATCACATTGCTGTAAAAATGTATCCACAACCATATACTGGTGTAACCTAGTATTTAAGGACTAGCAGGTAGAGATTCACTATTGCATAATCTTACAAAGGCAAGAAAGCAAAAACTGAGACTATCACACCCAATCAAAGCTGATATTCAGAGTTCTGTTGGTTAAGATACACAGGTATTTTCTGACAGGGCCTTCTGCCCCTCTTCATTCTATTAGCATTCTAAAACACCTTGTATATTATACTTCATATGCCAGCTCTGTTTGTTGAAGAAGCTGATGACATGACTCCTCA comes from Melospiza melodia melodia isolate bMelMel2 chromosome 3, bMelMel2.pri, whole genome shotgun sequence and encodes:
- the SERAC1 gene encoding protein SERAC1, which codes for MSVAAYCVFCYRKIGTSGPTTKKRLPWYDIRKVAKVTGSLILGGFVFITYQVLSLNKLLKIDTQALHQEKLKSYIYVRTASLSPSEYQGITYRARKEIHKAVRRILEKEAKIFRTSFSEQFSTFDGEDHECALWLLLKRTQSEDKATRLQAVQDLASNSHWHDYQYVTVAQTCDQRTAIGLARSKDVDLRFFLPPPPLPKIKTDDPIEDELRLLLVSLPQTGLDPCVQYFTSLALRESSQTLAAQMGGLWCFGGNGLPYCETLSIVPSETVELFCLQALVQHSKISSHCDKIEAKGGLQLLQRIYQLRKDSAKIQRNIIRIIGNMALDEHLHSSIVRAGWVSVLAEVMKSPYIIQSSHASRALANLDRDMVKEKYADGVYVLHPQYRSSQPVRADILFVHGLLGAAFKTWRQQDMDRHLDRRASEGEEEYTQCWPKTWLASDCPSLRIISVEYDTHLSDWKAKCPVEAQRESIAFRSSELLDKLKAAGIGDRPLVWVSHSMGGLLVKRMLVDASKNPEMDKIVNNTRGIIFYSVPHHGSQLAEYSINARYLLFPSVEVKELSKDSPALKELNDDFLSFAKDKKFSVLSFAETLPTHIGSMLKLHVVPVESADIGIGDLIPVDVNHLNICKPKKKDAFLYQRTLKFIQDVLAPEL